One genomic window of Streptomyces sp. NBC_01498 includes the following:
- a CDS encoding alpha/beta fold hydrolase, with amino-acid sequence MALTIPGFEYTRLPGAGGVKLSAAIGGSGSPVVLLHGFPQTHLMWRHVAEQLATEHTVICPDLRGYGASDKPAAADEHVYSKRTMAADIVSTMAGLGHEQFALVGHDRGALVAFRAGLDHPEAVTHLGILDVVPTLDMWKVLKGVSAAVGYHLFLMAQPAGLPETMIANSADAFFGSFFDTWAKDPDAIPEQVRAEYLRASAAAVDSIVADYRASAGVDVAHDRADLDAGSQFAMPVTVIQQDWGAQLGYDAAQVWRTWVPELDHRLTNAGHFMAEEAPDEITGAIRDLLAR; translated from the coding sequence ATGGCACTCACGATTCCTGGTTTCGAGTACACCCGCCTGCCCGGTGCGGGCGGGGTGAAGCTGTCCGCTGCGATCGGTGGCAGCGGCAGCCCGGTCGTACTGCTGCACGGCTTTCCCCAGACCCACCTGATGTGGCGCCACGTCGCCGAGCAGTTGGCCACCGAGCACACGGTGATCTGTCCCGACCTGCGCGGCTACGGGGCGAGCGACAAGCCGGCGGCCGCGGACGAGCATGTCTATTCGAAGCGGACGATGGCCGCCGACATCGTGTCGACGATGGCCGGGCTCGGCCATGAGCAGTTCGCCCTGGTCGGCCACGACCGTGGTGCCCTGGTCGCGTTCCGGGCCGGGCTGGACCACCCGGAGGCCGTCACGCATCTGGGCATCCTCGACGTCGTACCGACGCTGGACATGTGGAAGGTGCTGAAGGGTGTGTCGGCGGCGGTGGGCTACCACCTCTTCCTGATGGCGCAGCCTGCGGGCCTGCCGGAGACGATGATCGCCAACAGTGCGGACGCGTTCTTCGGCTCGTTCTTCGACACGTGGGCCAAGGACCCGGACGCGATTCCGGAACAGGTGCGCGCCGAGTACCTGCGGGCGAGCGCGGCCGCGGTGGACTCCATCGTCGCCGACTACCGTGCCTCCGCGGGTGTCGACGTCGCCCACGACCGGGCGGACCTTGATGCCGGATCGCAGTTCGCGATGCCCGTCACAGTCATCCAGCAGGACTGGGGCGCCCAACTCGGCTACGACGCCGCCCAGGTATGGAGGACGTGGGTCCCGGAGCTCGACCATCGCCTGACGAACGCGGGGCACTTCATGGCCGAGGAAGCCCCGGACGAGATCACGGGAGCGATCCGAGACCTGCTGGCACGCTGA
- a CDS encoding AfsR/SARP family transcriptional regulator produces the protein MRIDVLGTVQARRDDGSPIDLGGPRHREVLARLVAAEGRMVPTDTLIEDLWSQARTGSLGALRTFVAALRRAIEPERPPRTPPRVLITQGPGYALRLPRGATDVGRFQDALAKARHCHDGVVGLGEALALWRGPAYADLPEAAWAQRERARLQELRLQGVELRAGILLDSGEGAALVADLGTHVAEHPWREPAWGLLARALYRDGRQADALAALRRARTMLVEQLALDPSPDLQRLETDILTRSATLEPNRAPVPRPWSGTGARLGPRTTVDLARTLALVGGDALVSSRRDRLAAVQAAEQTGDVALTARVIGAYDVPAIWSRADDPRQSRAVVAAAGRALTALGPGGPTDLRARLLATVAVESRGDATRDTTLRDAHKAEALARGLNDPPLLAFALNGVFLQSFARPGLASQRDTIGAELVSLSTRHGLPTFAILGRLVRLQSASALGDLETAAAHAAAADDLAAAHESPLVTVLTAWFGARVTAARSTEPGGPSPAAAAAAYRAADDALATAGMPGLHHGLLPLALLGLRLLHNRPAPTDSQLDWGPYLPWATPLVLLAQGRVEDARAALAATPEPPRDHLQEALWCLTAHAAARLDEPEIAARAAVPLRDARAEHAGAASGMLTLGPVERYLTEAEACVAADR, from the coding sequence ATGCGGATCGATGTGCTCGGTACAGTGCAGGCGCGGCGTGACGACGGCAGCCCGATCGACCTGGGCGGACCACGGCACCGCGAGGTACTCGCGCGCCTGGTCGCCGCGGAAGGGCGGATGGTCCCCACCGACACCCTCATCGAGGACCTGTGGTCGCAGGCGAGGACCGGCTCCCTGGGTGCGCTGCGCACCTTCGTCGCCGCGCTGCGTCGCGCCATCGAACCCGAGCGGCCGCCCCGCACACCGCCCCGTGTGCTCATCACGCAAGGACCCGGTTACGCACTGCGCCTGCCCCGCGGCGCCACGGATGTCGGCCGGTTCCAGGACGCCCTGGCCAAGGCCCGCCACTGCCACGACGGCGTGGTGGGCCTTGGTGAAGCGCTCGCCCTGTGGCGGGGGCCGGCCTACGCCGACCTGCCCGAGGCCGCGTGGGCCCAGCGCGAGCGGGCCCGGCTCCAGGAGCTGCGGTTGCAGGGCGTGGAACTGCGGGCGGGCATCCTCCTCGATTCCGGCGAGGGGGCCGCCCTGGTCGCCGATCTCGGCACGCACGTCGCCGAGCACCCCTGGCGCGAGCCGGCCTGGGGTCTGCTCGCGCGTGCCCTGTACCGCGACGGACGCCAGGCCGACGCCCTGGCCGCACTGCGCCGGGCGCGCACGATGCTCGTGGAACAACTCGCGCTCGACCCCAGTCCTGATCTTCAACGCCTGGAGACGGACATCCTCACCAGGTCCGCCACCCTCGAGCCGAACCGCGCACCGGTACCCCGTCCCTGGTCGGGAACCGGCGCCCGGCTGGGCCCGCGCACGACCGTGGACCTGGCCCGCACTCTCGCGCTCGTCGGCGGCGATGCCCTGGTCTCCTCACGGCGCGACCGCCTCGCGGCTGTCCAGGCGGCCGAACAAACAGGGGACGTCGCTCTGACCGCCAGGGTCATCGGCGCCTACGACGTACCCGCGATCTGGAGCCGAGCCGATGATCCCAGGCAGTCCCGCGCCGTGGTGGCGGCTGCCGGGCGCGCCCTCACCGCGCTCGGGCCAGGCGGCCCCACCGACCTGAGGGCCCGGCTGCTGGCCACCGTCGCCGTCGAGAGCCGCGGCGACGCCACCCGCGACACCACGCTGAGGGACGCGCACAAGGCCGAGGCCCTGGCCCGTGGCCTCAACGACCCCCCACTGCTGGCCTTCGCGCTCAACGGGGTGTTCCTACAGTCCTTCGCGCGCCCCGGCCTGGCATCGCAACGCGACACGATCGGAGCCGAACTCGTCTCGCTGTCCACGCGGCACGGGTTGCCGACCTTCGCCATTCTGGGCCGACTCGTGCGCCTGCAATCCGCGTCCGCTCTCGGCGATCTCGAGACCGCCGCCGCGCACGCGGCCGCCGCAGACGACCTTGCCGCCGCCCACGAGTCCCCACTGGTCACGGTCCTGACCGCATGGTTCGGAGCGCGGGTCACCGCCGCCCGCAGCACCGAACCCGGCGGCCCGAGCCCCGCGGCCGCCGCGGCGGCATACCGCGCCGCCGACGACGCCCTCGCGACAGCCGGAATGCCGGGGCTCCACCACGGCCTGCTCCCGCTGGCCCTGCTCGGCCTGCGCCTGCTGCACAATCGCCCCGCCCCCACCGACTCACAGCTGGACTGGGGGCCGTACCTGCCCTGGGCAACGCCCCTGGTACTCCTCGCCCAGGGCAGGGTGGAAGACGCCCGCGCCGCCCTCGCCGCCACACCCGAACCACCCCGTGACCACCTCCAGGAAGCCCTGTGGTGCCTCACCGCCCACGCCGCCGCGCGCCTCGACGAACCCGAGATCGCCGCGCGCGCTGCCGTTCCCCTGCGCGACGCCCGCGCCGAACACGCCGGCGCCGCCAGTGGCATGCTCACCCTTGGCCCAGTGGAGCGCTATCTCACCGAGGCCGAAGCGTGCGTCGCCGCAGACCGGTGA
- a CDS encoding CU044_2847 family protein → MAYLVELPVSGASGARTGGEGTESAPSDATGIVKVQIDEVEDGLVQVARPGQVVARATRSLNDMLAGIRPVAEDFVDGFRDMARQPDEIGIEFGLSLSAEADVVISRTTGQANFKVTLTWRNPSSGEPAADATG, encoded by the coding sequence ATGGCGTACCTGGTCGAGTTGCCCGTGTCCGGGGCGAGCGGCGCGAGAACGGGAGGCGAGGGGACGGAGTCCGCCCCGTCGGACGCCACCGGCATCGTCAAGGTCCAGATCGACGAGGTCGAGGACGGGCTGGTACAGGTCGCGCGTCCCGGGCAGGTCGTGGCGCGGGCGACCCGGTCGCTGAACGACATGCTGGCCGGAATCCGGCCGGTCGCCGAGGACTTCGTCGACGGATTCCGCGACATGGCTCGGCAACCCGACGAGATCGGCATCGAGTTCGGCCTGTCCCTGTCGGCCGAGGCGGACGTGGTGATCTCCCGGACCACCGGACAGGCCAACTTCAAGGTCACCCTGACCTGGCGCAATCCCTCGTCCGGCGAACCGGCGGCGGACGCGACGGGATGA
- a CDS encoding dihydrofolate reductase family protein yields MSARYTFDVFSSLDGFGAAGGDWTGYWGKQGPELLDHRLAQYGEEQRMVFGANTYRAFARMLADSTEESDVRDPWVTRMRSLPATVVSTTLKGTLDWPDATLADGDAVDAVRRLKEESEVPLRSHGSLSMNRALMAAGLVDRVQVTLFPVITGRSGLDSIFRGAADFDLELIGHRTLDGHIQELVYRPTLHA; encoded by the coding sequence ATGTCTGCCAGGTACACATTCGATGTGTTCTCAAGCCTCGACGGCTTCGGTGCCGCCGGCGGCGACTGGACCGGCTACTGGGGCAAGCAAGGTCCCGAGCTCCTCGACCACCGTCTCGCCCAGTACGGCGAGGAGCAGCGGATGGTCTTCGGGGCCAACACGTACCGGGCGTTCGCGCGGATGCTGGCCGACAGCACCGAAGAATCCGATGTACGCGACCCCTGGGTCACCCGTATGAGGAGCCTGCCGGCGACGGTGGTGTCGACCACCTTGAAGGGGACGCTCGACTGGCCGGACGCGACCCTTGCGGACGGGGATGCCGTGGATGCTGTCAGGCGGCTCAAGGAGGAGTCGGAGGTTCCGTTGCGCTCGCACGGCAGTCTGTCGATGAACCGCGCGCTGATGGCCGCCGGGCTGGTCGACCGCGTCCAGGTGACGCTCTTCCCCGTGATCACCGGTCGGAGCGGGCTCGATTCGATCTTCCGGGGTGCGGCCGACTTCGACCTGGAGCTGATCGGGCACCGGACGCTCGACGGCCACATCCAGGAGCTCGTCTACCGCCCCACGCTGCACGCCTGA
- a CDS encoding serine protease, giving the protein MTEPALPPERPVAHGPQSLDTAVLRVRDSRGQPVGVAFLVSDTLALTCAHVVHAALGTTGQAAPPASARIQVDLPLVPARPRDGAAPATMARVDHWVPPRAPDGPSTPPAPADVAVLHLETRLPGAAPVRLVDADELWGHRVRAFGLPAGRPGGVWHAGILRGRQADGWVQADLVGEGYPVSRGFSGGPVWDERLSGVVGMVTVAESGQPPVSYLIPTGGLLTARPELRTITLPPSPFRALSAFQETDAALFHGRRAETDEVARALSAAPRVTLVGPSGSGKSSLALAGVAPRLRAEGAQVLVVRPTPGTRPLTAFAAAALPLLEPELPETERPERITELLDVLRRHGPADVVARLLHLRRGSRILVVVDQFEEVLGLEPAAVDELADLLTGDTLPDTVRVLITLRADFLEPVLAHPRLGPEIAGHLHALAPPAPERLREIVTAPVEAVPGVSYEPHLAERILADTGPGPSALPLLALTLDLLWRRQRGGLLTHRAYEELGGVTGALGEHADQVWDACVPPGDEEAARRLFTRLVRVPAGMPAPVRRVVPRTELRPEEWRIAQRLAGTRLLTTGRDAEGTETVELAHEALISDWEQLADWTTADRAFLEWRAALQQDKDRWEHAERPSQLLPTPLQAARSEQWLGERGDELTDAERHYLNAGRAHRRTKSRRRRTALSAVVLVVSLALVALSLLGAARQESRERAAEAASRALAVAAEDDARTEPALGVLKAIAAHRTAPTQEARNVLLRQYLRHQNYDRMLSGVLGTVRDFAAGANGDVVLATSQLGRAVLYTGAASGRVRSAQVPSTGQVADVAVSADGTRGAYIQTDGEAVWFDVDTDAAGLLGPVRRLPDAPGRGVSRDPLVRPAISADGRMLAARVRGRLVWWNLDRATLAGAVPAPSAMNTALWFGPDGRTLLTNVYTASGAQALKSVDMRTGRATRVLPGSQEILLSGDRRTAVVCREEGEQSVVSRHRTSDGAAVGRPYREQEDEYRTDLCTVVAVDTTGRRVALRWGSEVRVVDLDRGEAISGVPLPELADLRFTPAPFLSESRGRLFYTGRQGSMITRVRLTPRERQPKAAQRRLSADGTRTITVLQDGSRTELRPADPKRSGRILARAARAKPYWVPAETDLPVFDGTGGLLADREARDTVVVRDTSTLRKVATVTTVQPPKTRPGTRTVRDPDISGALTWHDQEYEFRYYFDHTGHLLTVSGTVLQQWDPRTGRQTARFDAGTLRPDGAPDALLTIAPYPDRNKVSVIVRGRPGIRVVDFTDGRVTDVVRTEGDILSVQFGPGAHYFALMRRDTGLEVRRREDPARRVIGPLSGVGDSDLTPYRAVFLGDDRFLIADDNAVRVHRLGRRGYDDVYLFADATATTGDQSFLDVSEDGRTVLQGTPEEPGRALVLDPELWRRELCHVIGDRAFTADERDDLPAEARTRQLCP; this is encoded by the coding sequence ATGACGGAGCCCGCGTTACCGCCCGAGCGTCCGGTGGCCCACGGCCCGCAGTCGCTCGACACGGCCGTCCTGCGGGTCCGGGACAGCCGAGGGCAGCCCGTCGGCGTCGCCTTCCTGGTCTCCGACACGCTCGCCCTGACCTGCGCGCACGTGGTCCACGCGGCCCTGGGTACGACAGGACAGGCGGCGCCTCCCGCGTCCGCCCGCATCCAGGTCGACCTCCCCCTCGTACCCGCCCGGCCGCGCGACGGCGCCGCACCCGCGACCATGGCCAGGGTCGACCACTGGGTACCGCCCCGGGCACCCGACGGGCCCTCGACGCCACCCGCGCCCGCCGATGTCGCCGTACTTCACCTGGAGACACGGCTTCCGGGAGCGGCACCGGTGCGCCTGGTCGACGCGGACGAGCTGTGGGGGCACCGCGTACGGGCGTTCGGGTTGCCGGCCGGTCGTCCGGGTGGGGTGTGGCACGCGGGGATCCTGCGGGGTCGGCAGGCCGACGGCTGGGTACAGGCCGATCTCGTCGGCGAGGGCTACCCGGTGTCGCGGGGCTTCAGCGGCGGCCCCGTGTGGGACGAGCGGCTGTCGGGCGTGGTGGGCATGGTCACGGTGGCCGAGTCCGGGCAGCCGCCCGTCAGTTACCTCATCCCCACCGGCGGGCTCCTCACCGCCCGGCCCGAACTGCGCACGATCACCCTGCCCCCGTCGCCGTTCCGGGCCCTCTCCGCGTTCCAGGAAACGGACGCCGCCCTCTTCCACGGCAGGCGGGCCGAAACCGACGAAGTGGCGCGGGCACTCTCCGCCGCGCCCCGGGTCACCCTCGTGGGCCCCTCGGGATCCGGCAAGTCGTCGCTGGCCCTGGCCGGTGTGGCACCCCGGCTCCGCGCGGAAGGCGCCCAGGTGCTGGTGGTACGGCCGACGCCCGGCACCCGTCCGCTCACCGCCTTCGCGGCGGCGGCGCTGCCGCTCCTGGAACCCGAACTGCCCGAGACGGAGCGCCCCGAGCGGATCACGGAACTCCTCGACGTGCTGCGCCGCCACGGTCCCGCGGACGTCGTGGCCCGGCTGCTCCACCTGCGGCGCGGCAGCCGAATCCTCGTCGTGGTCGACCAGTTCGAGGAGGTCCTCGGGCTGGAACCGGCCGCCGTCGACGAACTGGCCGACCTGCTCACGGGCGACACCCTGCCCGACACCGTCCGCGTACTGATCACGCTGCGCGCGGACTTCCTGGAGCCGGTCCTCGCCCATCCCCGGCTCGGCCCCGAGATCGCCGGACACCTGCACGCACTCGCCCCGCCGGCCCCGGAACGCCTGCGCGAGATCGTGACCGCACCCGTCGAGGCCGTTCCCGGCGTGTCCTACGAACCCCATCTCGCCGAGCGCATCCTCGCCGACACCGGCCCGGGACCGAGCGCCCTGCCGCTCCTCGCCCTCACCCTCGACCTGCTGTGGCGGCGACAGCGCGGCGGGCTCCTGACACACCGGGCGTACGAGGAACTCGGCGGTGTCACCGGCGCGTTGGGCGAACACGCCGACCAGGTCTGGGACGCGTGCGTGCCACCCGGGGACGAGGAGGCGGCCCGGCGGCTGTTCACCCGGCTCGTCCGGGTCCCGGCCGGCATGCCCGCACCCGTGCGGCGGGTCGTACCGCGTACCGAACTGCGCCCCGAGGAATGGCGGATCGCACAACGCCTCGCCGGAACACGGCTGTTGACGACCGGCCGCGACGCCGAGGGCACCGAGACCGTGGAACTCGCGCACGAGGCACTGATCAGCGACTGGGAGCAACTCGCCGACTGGACCACCGCGGACCGTGCCTTCCTGGAATGGCGGGCCGCTCTGCAACAGGACAAGGACCGCTGGGAGCACGCCGAACGCCCCTCGCAGCTGCTCCCGACACCCCTCCAGGCCGCCCGCTCCGAACAGTGGCTCGGCGAACGCGGCGACGAACTGACCGACGCCGAACGGCACTACCTGAACGCCGGCCGTGCCCACCGCCGCACGAAGTCCCGCCGCCGCCGGACCGCGCTCTCGGCCGTCGTTCTCGTCGTGTCCCTGGCCCTGGTCGCACTGTCACTGCTCGGCGCCGCACGGCAGGAGAGCCGGGAACGCGCGGCCGAAGCCGCCTCCCGCGCCCTCGCGGTGGCCGCGGAGGACGACGCGCGCACCGAACCCGCCCTCGGCGTGCTGAAGGCGATCGCCGCCCACCGCACGGCGCCGACACAGGAGGCCCGCAACGTACTCCTGCGGCAGTACCTGCGCCATCAGAACTACGACCGGATGCTGTCCGGCGTACTGGGCACGGTCAGGGACTTCGCCGCCGGCGCGAACGGCGACGTCGTGCTGGCCACCTCGCAACTGGGCCGGGCCGTCCTCTACACCGGCGCCGCCTCCGGGCGGGTCCGCAGCGCCCAGGTCCCCTCGACCGGGCAGGTCGCGGACGTCGCGGTGTCCGCGGACGGCACACGCGGCGCGTACATCCAGACGGACGGCGAAGCCGTGTGGTTCGACGTGGACACCGATGCCGCCGGACTCCTCGGCCCGGTGCGCCGACTGCCCGACGCGCCGGGCCGCGGCGTCAGCCGGGATCCCCTGGTGCGCCCCGCGATCTCGGCGGACGGCCGCATGCTCGCCGCCCGCGTCCGGGGCCGCCTCGTGTGGTGGAACCTCGACCGCGCCACCCTCGCCGGTGCCGTGCCGGCACCGTCCGCCATGAACACCGCCCTGTGGTTCGGCCCGGACGGCCGTACCCTGCTGACGAACGTCTACACGGCATCGGGCGCGCAGGCCCTGAAGTCCGTGGACATGCGCACCGGCCGCGCCACGCGAGTCCTGCCCGGGTCCCAGGAGATCCTCCTGTCCGGGGACCGCCGCACCGCGGTCGTCTGCCGCGAGGAGGGCGAGCAGTCCGTCGTCAGCCGCCACCGGACCTCCGACGGCGCCGCCGTCGGCCGCCCCTACCGGGAGCAAGAAGACGAGTACCGCACGGACCTGTGCACCGTGGTGGCCGTCGACACGACCGGGCGGCGCGTCGCACTGCGCTGGGGCTCCGAGGTGCGCGTCGTGGACCTGGACAGGGGCGAGGCGATCTCCGGCGTCCCCCTGCCGGAACTCGCCGACCTGCGATTCACACCCGCCCCCTTCCTCTCCGAGTCGCGCGGCAGGCTCTTCTACACCGGCCGCCAGGGGTCGATGATCACCCGCGTGCGCCTGACTCCCCGCGAGCGGCAGCCGAAGGCCGCCCAGCGCCGGCTCTCCGCCGACGGCACGCGCACGATCACCGTCCTCCAGGACGGCTCCCGCACGGAACTGCGCCCGGCCGACCCGAAACGAAGCGGGCGGATCCTCGCACGGGCGGCGCGCGCCAAGCCGTACTGGGTACCCGCCGAGACCGACCTGCCCGTCTTCGACGGCACCGGCGGACTCCTCGCCGACCGCGAGGCCCGCGACACGGTCGTCGTCCGCGACACGTCGACGCTGCGGAAGGTCGCCACCGTGACCACGGTCCAGCCGCCGAAGACCCGGCCCGGCACCCGCACGGTCCGGGACCCGGACATCAGCGGGGCGCTCACCTGGCACGACCAGGAGTACGAATTCCGCTACTACTTCGACCACACCGGCCACCTGCTGACCGTCTCCGGCACCGTCCTCCAGCAGTGGGACCCGCGCACGGGCCGGCAGACCGCCCGCTTCGACGCCGGCACGCTGCGCCCCGACGGCGCCCCGGACGCGCTCCTGACGATCGCCCCGTACCCGGACCGGAACAAGGTCTCCGTGATCGTGCGGGGCCGGCCCGGCATCCGTGTCGTCGACTTCACCGACGGACGCGTCACGGACGTCGTACGCACCGAGGGCGACATCCTCTCCGTCCAATTCGGCCCCGGCGCCCACTACTTCGCGCTCATGCGCCGCGATACGGGACTGGAGGTACGGCGCCGCGAAGACCCCGCCCGCAGGGTGATCGGCCCGCTGAGCGGCGTCGGCGACAGCGATCTCACCCCGTACCGCGCCGTGTTCCTCGGCGACGACCGCTTCCTGATCGCCGACGACAACGCCGTACGCGTCCACCGGTTGGGCCGGCGCGGCTACGACGACGTGTATCTGTTCGCCGATGCGACCGCCACGACGGGGGACCAGTCGTTCCTGGACGTGTCCGAGGACGGGAGGACCGTACTCCAGGGCACGCCGGAGGAGCCCGGCCGGGCCCTCGTCCTCGATCCGGAGCTGTGGAGACGGGAGTTGTGCCACGTCATCGGCGACCGCGCGTTCACGGCGGACGAACGCGACGACCTCCCCGCGGAGGCACGGACCCGGCAACTGTGCCCGTAG